One window of Bacillus alkalicellulosilyticus genomic DNA carries:
- a CDS encoding glycoside hydrolase family 3 protein, protein MLKKERVIYLAIAIILFSCLLVVFLLHKPESIPEETAIEEETENEILLYLDESLSIEERVNDLLEQMTIEEKIGQMVQSDRGFATPEDVEQYFLGSILSGGGSTPRRNEPEAWADMYDDYQKAALSTRLAIPILYGIDAVHGHNNVVGATIFPHNIGLGAANDRELVEEIGRITAREIRETGIHWNFGPVLAVPQNERWGRTYEGYAETNDIVTELGIAYLEGLQGELDDPTLMRGERVIGTAKHWVGDGATVDGIDQGNIILSEEELQYHISPYIDALEAGARTVMVSFSSWNGLKTHGDPYLVTEVLKGELGFTGLVVSDWNGHVQVDMEYTKAVKLSVNAGIDLFMVPNSWLEFIQTLKMLYESGEVSEDRINDAVTRILRVKFEAGLFEENEADRSLLAEETIGSPEHREVAREAVRKSLVLLKNENEVLPLSKDIGEIFVAGVKANDIGYQSGGWTITWQGSPGNITPGTTILEGIQESVSDTSTVTYSRNGKGAEGHDVAVVVIGEKPYAEMEGDTDDLSLTKEDLDLLANVKEAGIPTIVILLSGRPMIITDEIKDWDAFVAAWLPGTEGNGVSDVLFGDYDFTGTLSYTWPKTMEQIPIRVGDADYEPLFPFGYGLQYK, encoded by the coding sequence ATGTTAAAAAAAGAGCGAGTAATCTACTTAGCTATAGCTATCATCCTTTTTAGTTGTTTACTAGTCGTGTTTCTCTTACATAAGCCTGAATCGATACCAGAAGAAACCGCCATCGAAGAGGAAACGGAAAATGAAATCCTACTTTATTTGGACGAAAGTTTGTCTATCGAGGAAAGGGTGAACGATTTACTCGAACAAATGACGATTGAAGAAAAGATTGGACAAATGGTTCAAAGTGACAGAGGGTTTGCGACTCCAGAGGATGTCGAACAATACTTTCTAGGATCGATTTTAAGTGGTGGTGGTTCAACACCGAGAAGAAATGAGCCAGAAGCATGGGCAGATATGTACGACGACTATCAAAAAGCGGCCTTATCGACGAGATTGGCCATTCCGATTTTATATGGCATTGACGCTGTTCATGGTCACAACAATGTAGTTGGAGCAACAATTTTTCCACATAATATTGGACTAGGTGCAGCAAACGATCGAGAACTAGTTGAAGAGATAGGACGAATAACGGCAAGAGAAATAAGAGAAACCGGAATACATTGGAATTTTGGCCCCGTCCTAGCTGTCCCGCAAAATGAAAGGTGGGGTCGCACCTATGAAGGATATGCAGAAACAAACGATATCGTCACCGAGTTAGGTATTGCATATTTAGAAGGCTTACAAGGGGAGCTAGATGACCCCACCTTAATGAGGGGTGAACGAGTAATCGGTACAGCGAAGCACTGGGTAGGAGATGGTGCTACTGTTGATGGCATAGACCAAGGTAATATTATTTTGTCAGAGGAAGAACTACAATATCATATCTCTCCCTACATTGATGCACTAGAAGCAGGGGCAAGAACGGTGATGGTTTCTTTTAGCAGTTGGAACGGATTAAAAACTCACGGTGATCCATATTTAGTAACAGAAGTATTAAAAGGGGAACTTGGTTTTACAGGGCTTGTTGTCTCAGATTGGAACGGTCACGTACAAGTGGATATGGAATATACAAAAGCCGTTAAACTAAGTGTGAATGCTGGTATCGACTTGTTTATGGTTCCTAATAGTTGGCTTGAATTTATACAAACCTTAAAGATGTTATATGAGAGTGGAGAGGTTTCAGAAGACAGAATTAATGATGCGGTTACACGTATCCTTCGAGTGAAATTTGAAGCGGGTCTGTTCGAAGAGAATGAAGCAGATCGTTCATTACTAGCAGAAGAAACGATTGGCTCTCCTGAACACAGGGAAGTAGCACGTGAGGCCGTAAGAAAAAGCTTAGTTCTGTTAAAGAATGAAAATGAAGTGTTGCCGCTATCAAAAGATATAGGGGAAATATTTGTTGCTGGTGTGAAAGCGAATGACATTGGCTATCAATCGGGGGGTTGGACGATAACTTGGCAAGGGTCTCCAGGAAATATTACTCCGGGGACAACAATACTAGAAGGAATTCAAGAGTCAGTATCCGATACGTCGACTGTGACGTATAGTCGTAATGGGAAGGGTGCCGAAGGTCATGATGTCGCAGTTGTCGTTATCGGAGAGAAGCCATACGCAGAAATGGAAGGTGACACAGATGATTTGTCGCTTACAAAAGAGGACTTAGACTTACTAGCAAATGTGAAAGAAGCGGGAATTCCTACAATCGTCATCTTATTGTCTGGAAGACCAATGATAATAACTGACGAAATAAAAGATTGGGATGCTTTTGTAGCTGCGTGGTTACCGGGTACAGAAGGTAATGGGGTTTCAGATGTTTTATTTGGTGACTATGATTTTACAGGAACACTTTCGTATACGTGGCCAAAAACAATGGAGCAAATTCCTATTCGAGTCGGTGATGCTGACTATGAACCCCTATTTCCTTTTGGGTATGGATTACAATATAAATAA
- a CDS encoding YwpF family protein produces MKTYRLFSLRVLEGHENGVSQENIPVEDGLIIDVDDNGKKWLIDAVVTNSGADKFTDVYEHDKNILIEVVITSEKNYPATMVAKVQKMTDLTEKTSVLLEGHIAINRDEIIDLILHGIVDEGISGKDLLHEFKKRKGERGVAMQRLIDDIYNQVKSQGTF; encoded by the coding sequence TTGAAAACGTATCGGCTTTTTTCATTGAGAGTGTTAGAGGGTCATGAAAATGGGGTCAGTCAAGAAAATATCCCGGTTGAAGATGGGTTAATTATTGATGTGGACGACAACGGAAAAAAGTGGTTAATTGATGCGGTTGTGACTAATAGCGGTGCTGACAAATTCACAGATGTCTATGAACACGATAAAAATATCCTAATTGAAGTTGTTATAACAAGTGAAAAGAACTATCCTGCTACAATGGTTGCTAAAGTTCAAAAAATGACGGACCTAACAGAAAAGACGAGTGTCTTATTAGAAGGCCATATCGCAATAAATCGAGATGAAATCATTGATTTAATCCTTCACGGGATTGTCGATGAAGGAATTTCAGGTAAGGATTTATTGCATGAGTTCAAAAAGCGAAAAGGTGAACGTGGAGTAGCGATGCAACGTCTTATCGATGATATTTATAACCAAGTAAAGTCACAAGGTACTTTTTAA
- a CDS encoding ROK family protein — MKYSVGIDIGGTKIAIGIVTSSGELIDVVKLPTDKDKTPQVIMKNIVVDTKKLLEINNIQEHQLEGIGIGSPGPIHKEAGLIACPPNLQNWRNVDIVGYFKNHFTVDIYLENDASAATLGEKWVGAAQENQHFLFLTISTGIGAGIYTNGQLVRGTYGNAGDVGHIVIDPSRGKCVCGQKGCFEWVASGTAIARMASELLEKPLNTKEVFALYEQKNESIVGLVEQVFEYIGMGLVTLINTLEPEKIVIGGGVSQVGEPLFTFVQNYVKQYALSPFGRDTEIVSAGLNQEAGIVGAAALCFLAD, encoded by the coding sequence ATGAAGTATAGCGTTGGAATAGATATTGGGGGAACAAAAATTGCCATTGGTATTGTAACAAGCTCGGGTGAACTTATTGATGTAGTAAAACTACCAACAGATAAGGATAAAACACCTCAAGTTATTATGAAAAATATTGTAGTAGACACGAAAAAATTACTCGAAATAAATAATATACAAGAGCATCAACTTGAAGGGATTGGAATTGGTTCACCAGGACCTATTCATAAAGAGGCTGGACTGATCGCGTGTCCTCCTAATTTACAAAATTGGAGGAACGTAGACATCGTAGGTTATTTTAAAAATCACTTTACTGTCGATATATATTTAGAAAATGATGCAAGTGCAGCTACTCTAGGAGAAAAATGGGTAGGTGCTGCACAAGAGAATCAGCATTTTCTTTTTTTGACAATTAGTACCGGCATTGGCGCTGGTATTTATACAAATGGTCAACTAGTACGTGGCACTTATGGAAATGCAGGAGATGTTGGTCATATTGTGATAGATCCTTCTAGAGGTAAATGTGTCTGTGGTCAAAAAGGTTGTTTTGAGTGGGTAGCTTCAGGTACAGCTATTGCACGAATGGCAAGTGAACTGCTTGAGAAACCGTTGAATACGAAAGAAGTATTTGCTCTTTATGAACAAAAGAATGAGTCTATTGTTGGATTAGTAGAGCAAGTATTTGAATATATTGGAATGGGTCTTGTAACGTTAATAAATACGTTGGAGCCAGAGAAGATCGTGATTGGTGGAGGCGTATCTCAAGTAGGAGAGCCATTGTTTACTTTTGTCCAAAATTATGTAAAACAATATGCCTTGAGCCCTTTTGGGAGAGATACTGAAATCGTTTCAGCAGGATTAAATCAAGAAGCTGGTATTGTTGGTGCTGCGGCGTTGTGTTTTTTAGCTGATTAA
- a CDS encoding DUF3817 domain-containing protein, giving the protein MAKHVDRFRAIAFLEAISFLLLLGIAMPLKYLFDFPMAVTVVGAAHGALYTIYMIAVLFMVFIAKWRFKKVFIASIAALIPFGPFIFDNYLLGDLEEKTSNQEVPQ; this is encoded by the coding sequence TTGGCTAAGCACGTTGATCGATTTAGAGCCATTGCCTTTTTAGAAGCCATTTCCTTTCTGTTGCTTTTAGGAATTGCAATGCCACTTAAATATTTGTTTGATTTCCCAATGGCTGTAACCGTTGTCGGTGCTGCACATGGAGCATTATATACAATTTACATGATTGCCGTTCTATTTATGGTATTTATAGCAAAATGGCGATTTAAAAAAGTATTTATTGCGTCCATTGCCGCTCTAATCCCATTCGGACCTTTTATCTTTGATAATTACCTATTAGGCGACTTAGAAGAAAAAACTTCGAATCAAGAAGTCCCACAATAA
- a CDS encoding sporulation histidine kinase inhibitor Sda, whose protein sequence is MEKIDDDLLIEAYIKAVELNLERDFISILEQELKRREIVITHNLKPETVY, encoded by the coding sequence ATGGAAAAAATTGACGATGACCTATTGATTGAAGCCTATATAAAGGCAGTGGAATTGAACCTTGAAAGAGATTTTATCTCTATTTTAGAACAAGAGCTTAAACGAAGAGAGATTGTCATTACTCATAATCTTAAGCCAGAAACGGTGTATTGA
- the ytkD gene encoding RNA deprotection pyrophosphohydrolase translates to MITFKDNYKHTVHLTFEQPFSLTPGHVWVICRYQHKWLLTKHPLRGFEFPGGKVEHGETAEEAALREVYEETGAIVATLIYIGQYKVLQDQEIIKTIFYADIKEIEEMESYFETKGPLLLETLPAHIQAADEFSFIMKDDVLQQSLRMLQKMELI, encoded by the coding sequence ATGATAACGTTTAAGGATAATTATAAACATACTGTTCATTTAACTTTTGAACAACCATTCTCGCTTACTCCTGGTCATGTGTGGGTCATTTGCCGTTATCAACACAAATGGCTTCTTACTAAACACCCACTGAGAGGATTTGAATTTCCAGGAGGCAAAGTAGAACATGGTGAGACAGCTGAGGAAGCAGCACTTCGAGAGGTCTATGAAGAAACTGGAGCTATCGTAGCTACACTCATTTATATAGGTCAATATAAAGTACTACAGGACCAAGAAATTATTAAAACCATCTTTTATGCGGACATTAAAGAAATAGAAGAAATGGAATCTTACTTTGAAACAAAAGGTCCATTATTGCTTGAAACACTCCCAGCGCACATTCAAGCCGCCGACGAATTTAGTTTTATAATGAAAGATGATGTACTACAACAATCTTTACGGATGTTACAAAAGATGGAACTGATTTAG
- a CDS encoding type I phosphomannose isomerase catalytic subunit has product MTDKIHPYPLKFDPIAMERIWGGAKLASVFALPEQGSPIGEIWTLSDHPSNSNRCSNGVLKGKSLTEIIQMYPEEYLGSSWTNGEKELKGNPVRFPLLIKFLHAEEDLSVQIHPDNEYAIKNENDFGKTEAWYVLEAEKGSEVIYGHSFQNSEEYIRAINEKKVVDYLDFKPISKDDFIFVPARTMHALLKGTMVLEIQQCSDVTYRVFDWERLENGKPRELHIDKAKEVMIFGEKSSSHIEPKMLLEQECITHTELVTCPFFTIEKIEITSTQSEHFRLVSVKNPEVLIIIDGKAELQYRTEGQLRTLPVSFGDTVLIPKGIVDYTILSSSVKILRSFY; this is encoded by the coding sequence ATGACAGATAAGATACATCCTTACCCACTTAAGTTTGACCCCATTGCTATGGAGAGAATTTGGGGTGGAGCAAAGTTAGCTTCAGTGTTTGCGTTACCCGAGCAAGGAAGTCCAATTGGTGAAATCTGGACGTTATCTGATCACCCTTCAAACTCGAACCGATGCTCCAATGGGGTGCTGAAAGGAAAATCGTTAACTGAAATTATTCAAATGTATCCAGAAGAATATCTTGGGTCCTCGTGGACAAATGGAGAAAAAGAACTTAAAGGTAATCCAGTTCGATTTCCACTATTAATTAAATTTTTGCATGCTGAAGAGGATTTATCAGTGCAAATTCATCCAGACAATGAGTATGCGATTAAAAATGAAAATGACTTTGGAAAAACAGAAGCGTGGTATGTTCTTGAGGCTGAAAAGGGATCAGAAGTGATTTATGGTCATTCCTTTCAAAACAGTGAAGAATACATAAGAGCAATTAATGAGAAAAAAGTGGTCGACTACTTAGATTTTAAACCAATTAGCAAAGATGACTTTATCTTTGTTCCTGCTCGTACAATGCATGCTTTATTAAAAGGAACGATGGTTTTAGAAATACAGCAATGTTCAGATGTAACCTACCGGGTTTTTGATTGGGAACGCCTTGAAAATGGGAAGCCAAGAGAACTACACATAGATAAGGCAAAAGAAGTGATGATATTTGGAGAAAAATCGAGTTCTCACATTGAACCGAAAATGTTACTTGAACAAGAGTGTATTACACATACTGAACTTGTTACATGTCCATTTTTCACAATAGAAAAAATAGAAATAACAAGTACTCAATCTGAACATTTTAGATTGGTCAGCGTAAAAAACCCTGAAGTGTTAATTATTATTGATGGTAAGGCAGAATTACAATATCGAACAGAGGGGCAACTTCGCACACTTCCGGTTTCGTTTGGAGACACAGTCCTTATTCCAAAAGGAATCGTTGATTATACCATCCTCTCATCATCAGTAAAGATCCTTCGAAGTTTTTATTAG
- a CDS encoding asparaginase — protein MEDSIFIHELRGKTIENIHHASVCVVDEMKKVIFSKGNMTLPVFYRSSMKPIQAILPFSIGIEQKYSLTPEEMALTFASQRGEYYHQERLESLMGKLEINEGQLICPPAYPANEKPKEDCIRRGGQKRRLFHTCSGKHLAFIATAREKNWSTVGYHLLEHPLQQEIKKVVAQFADMNEHQLIVEVDGCGVPVYAMPLKNLAISYLEFVSPTIGNNQLQQVLGSIKTVASMHCEYVSSFGYLSTTLLEDKNIFAKAGAEGVVCLALKAEKLGLAFKIFSGTELILPSLIAKVLEELDYQNKETIEKLYQLHKNPVYNSKNTQAGTIQVKL, from the coding sequence ATGGAAGATTCAATTTTTATTCATGAATTAAGAGGAAAGACCATTGAAAATATTCATCACGCTAGCGTTTGTGTCGTCGATGAAATGAAAAAGGTCATATTTTCGAAAGGAAATATGACCTTACCCGTCTTTTATCGTTCGTCAATGAAACCAATTCAAGCTATTCTTCCCTTTAGTATAGGAATCGAACAAAAATATTCATTAACACCAGAAGAGATGGCCTTAACCTTTGCTTCTCAACGCGGTGAATATTACCATCAAGAACGGTTGGAGTCGTTAATGGGAAAGTTAGAAATTAATGAAGGCCAGTTGATTTGTCCACCCGCTTATCCTGCAAATGAAAAACCAAAAGAAGATTGTATAAGAAGAGGTGGGCAAAAACGACGCCTGTTCCATACATGTTCGGGAAAACATCTTGCGTTTATTGCAACAGCAAGGGAGAAAAATTGGTCAACGGTCGGGTATCATTTGCTAGAACATCCATTACAGCAAGAAATAAAAAAAGTGGTAGCTCAGTTTGCTGATATGAATGAACATCAACTTATTGTTGAAGTTGATGGTTGCGGTGTACCGGTCTATGCAATGCCGCTCAAAAATCTCGCTATTTCTTATCTTGAATTTGTGTCTCCTACGATAGGGAACAACCAATTGCAGCAAGTGCTGGGTTCTATCAAAACAGTAGCGTCGATGCACTGCGAATATGTGTCTTCCTTTGGCTATTTAAGCACAACGTTGTTAGAAGACAAGAATATTTTTGCCAAAGCGGGTGCTGAAGGGGTTGTTTGTTTGGCATTAAAAGCAGAGAAGTTAGGATTAGCCTTTAAAATTTTTTCAGGTACAGAACTGATTTTACCCTCCTTAATAGCAAAGGTATTAGAGGAGCTAGACTATCAAAATAAGGAGACGATAGAAAAGCTCTATCAGCTTCATAAAAACCCAGTTTATAATTCGAAAAATACACAAGCCGGAACTATCCAAGTAAAGCTGTAG
- a CDS encoding alpha/beta hydrolase family protein gives MDGEIIDQVELPSSDPKLKLQIVTYVSQGLKVKGYLVEPMQAGKLPGLLYLRGGLKNVGMVRIERIMQYAAEGFIVFAPFYRGNKGGEGREDFAGEDRYDAVYSVDVLLAQPKISGQIHVLGFSRGGVMALFTAILRPEVATVTCWNGVSDMLLTYEERVDLRRMMKRVVGGSVTKYPERYVSRTPLSEVKKLTAPVCIIHGIEDEHVSFKHALRLEQALHKASKEYERWYYPTFTHHFPEPFNSLIVKKVTVWMKKQ, from the coding sequence ATGGATGGAGAAATTATTGATCAGGTTGAATTACCTTCGTCAGATCCAAAATTAAAGCTTCAGATCGTGACTTATGTCAGTCAAGGCCTTAAGGTAAAAGGGTATCTCGTAGAACCTATGCAAGCTGGCAAACTGCCAGGCTTGCTTTATTTGCGTGGTGGACTAAAAAACGTTGGAATGGTTCGAATTGAACGAATTATGCAATATGCAGCTGAGGGGTTTATAGTCTTTGCTCCTTTTTATCGAGGAAATAAAGGGGGTGAAGGAAGAGAGGATTTTGCCGGGGAAGACCGTTATGATGCTGTATATAGTGTTGATGTCTTATTGGCTCAGCCGAAAATATCGGGTCAAATTCACGTTCTTGGGTTTTCGCGAGGTGGAGTTATGGCGTTATTTACAGCCATTTTACGTCCAGAAGTTGCTACTGTTACGTGTTGGAATGGCGTATCAGATATGTTGCTAACGTATGAGGAACGAGTCGATCTTCGCAGAATGATGAAAAGAGTTGTAGGTGGATCCGTTACAAAATATCCTGAACGCTATGTGTCGAGAACCCCTCTTTCTGAAGTGAAAAAACTTACGGCTCCCGTTTGCATTATCCATGGAATCGAAGACGAGCATGTATCTTTTAAACATGCGTTACGATTAGAACAGGCATTACATAAAGCAAGCAAAGAATATGAGAGGTGGTATTATCCCACATTCACTCATCATTTTCCTGAACCGTTTAACAGCTTGATTGTAAAAAAAGTAACTGTGTGGATGAAGAAACAGTAG
- a CDS encoding MalY/PatB family protein, whose product MSQFDKVWDRSNSQSMKWDGVDRLYGGEDLWPMWVADMDFKAPEEVITALRKRVDHGIFGYPNKTESLDIAVIEWLEKRYRWNVTKGDITYTSGVVPAIHQLILAFTNKQDKIIIQPPVYYPFFKVVTNNDRTLVENPLQFDGTQYHMDFEHLESVIDSKTKMLILCSPHNPVGRVWTEEELQRLATICIKHDLLLISDEIHADLIFKNHTHTSIATLSDEIAKRTFTCLAPSKTFNLAGIQASFVVTTNNDLKRKFDHQLSQQFLNMTNNFSSVATEASYRHGESWLEELILYVMDNVKVASDYISQYMPKIKIVQPQGTYLIWLDCSELEMTSTERKKWWRDEAKVALSHGIVFGKEGEAFERINLACPKEILLEGLSRMRKAYEKRFN is encoded by the coding sequence ATGTCTCAGTTTGACAAAGTATGGGATCGCAGCAATAGTCAATCCATGAAATGGGATGGTGTAGACCGACTATATGGTGGGGAAGATTTATGGCCAATGTGGGTTGCAGATATGGACTTCAAAGCACCTGAAGAGGTAATTACTGCTTTGCGAAAGCGAGTCGACCACGGAATATTTGGATACCCGAATAAGACAGAAAGTCTGGATATAGCTGTAATTGAATGGTTGGAAAAGCGTTATAGATGGAACGTTACGAAAGGTGATATTACATATACGTCGGGTGTGGTCCCTGCCATTCACCAACTGATTTTAGCGTTTACCAATAAGCAAGATAAAATTATTATCCAGCCACCGGTTTATTACCCGTTTTTTAAAGTAGTCACGAACAATGATAGAACTCTTGTTGAAAATCCGTTGCAATTTGACGGTACACAGTACCACATGGACTTTGAGCACCTTGAATCTGTGATTGATTCTAAAACAAAAATGCTTATTTTATGTAGTCCGCATAATCCAGTTGGCAGAGTTTGGACAGAAGAAGAACTCCAACGGCTAGCGACAATTTGTATTAAGCATGACTTACTTCTTATCTCTGATGAAATCCATGCAGACTTGATTTTTAAAAATCATACTCATACATCGATTGCGACACTGTCAGATGAGATTGCTAAGCGAACGTTTACATGTCTTGCACCAAGTAAAACATTTAATTTAGCAGGAATCCAGGCATCCTTTGTCGTAACTACTAATAACGATTTAAAACGGAAATTCGATCATCAGCTAAGCCAACAATTTTTAAACATGACAAATAACTTCTCATCCGTTGCGACTGAAGCCTCGTACCGACATGGAGAATCGTGGTTAGAAGAACTTATTCTCTATGTAATGGACAATGTAAAAGTAGCCTCAGACTATATATCGCAATACATGCCTAAAATCAAAATAGTTCAACCACAAGGCACATATTTGATATGGCTTGATTGCAGTGAATTAGAAATGACGTCAACAGAAAGAAAAAAATGGTGGCGTGACGAAGCAAAGGTTGCTTTAAGTCATGGAATTGTGTTTGGAAAAGAAGGCGAAGCATTTGAACGAATAAACCTTGCTTGTCCAAAAGAAATTCTGCTTGAAGGATTATCTCGGATGAGAAAGGCGTATGAAAAACGTTTTAATTAA
- a CDS encoding MFS transporter, with translation MEDKKTWDLISIASIPLVMTLGNSMLIPVLPAIEKELQISSLQVSMLITVYSVVAIICIPFAGYLSDRLGRKVIIIPSLFLAGIGGLIAGFASWQMDDPYKYIIFGRFLQGIGAAGSFPIVLPLVGDIFPKESDVSKGLGVVETSNTFGKVLSPILGAALATVVWFLPFFAFPVFCVISIIMMLFLVKTPKNTKKPVALKEFLHSIKTIFKNNGRWLYAIFIIGCICMFVIFGVLFYLSTMLEDEHGIDGIKKGIILAIPLAALCLSSYITGKGIGEEKPLMKWMTVIGLGLLTVSVFSISFSKDIYILLTALVASGIGIGIALPSLDALVTEGIKKEQRGTITSVYSSMRFVGVAVGPPVFAVLMKISHAVLFLSNTLICVVALFIAVFAIKPDED, from the coding sequence ATGGAGGACAAGAAAACATGGGATTTAATCTCAATTGCATCCATTCCACTTGTGATGACACTTGGGAATTCAATGCTTATACCAGTATTACCAGCAATTGAAAAAGAATTACAAATCTCATCGTTACAGGTAAGTATGCTCATTACAGTATATTCTGTAGTAGCTATCATCTGTATCCCGTTTGCCGGGTATCTTTCAGACCGATTAGGTAGAAAAGTCATAATTATTCCTAGTTTATTTTTAGCTGGAATCGGTGGTTTAATCGCAGGTTTTGCTTCTTGGCAAATGGATGATCCTTATAAATACATTATCTTTGGTCGATTTTTACAAGGGATCGGAGCAGCCGGTTCTTTTCCGATTGTGTTGCCATTAGTTGGAGATATCTTTCCGAAAGAAAGTGACGTTAGTAAAGGACTAGGTGTAGTTGAAACATCGAATACCTTTGGTAAGGTGTTAAGTCCTATTTTAGGTGCAGCTTTAGCAACGGTAGTATGGTTTTTGCCGTTCTTTGCCTTTCCAGTGTTTTGTGTGATTTCGATAATTATGATGCTTTTTTTAGTGAAAACGCCAAAAAACACAAAGAAACCAGTAGCATTAAAAGAGTTTTTACACTCAATAAAAACGATATTCAAAAATAACGGACGATGGTTATATGCTATTTTTATCATCGGTTGCATTTGTATGTTTGTTATTTTTGGTGTCCTTTTTTATTTGTCGACGATGTTAGAGGATGAGCATGGGATAGACGGAATTAAAAAAGGGATAATTCTAGCCATTCCATTGGCGGCGTTATGTTTATCATCATATATTACAGGAAAAGGAATTGGGGAAGAAAAACCATTGATGAAATGGATGACCGTCATTGGTCTTGGCTTACTAACAGTTTCCGTGTTTTCTATCTCTTTTTCAAAAGATATCTATATTTTACTGACCGCCTTAGTCGCAAGTGGCATTGGGATAGGTATTGCTCTTCCTAGTCTAGATGCGTTAGTAACAGAAGGAATTAAAAAAGAACAACGGGGTACGATTACTTCTGTTTATAGTAGTATGCGATTTGTAGGAGTTGCAGTTGGACCTCCTGTCTTCGCAGTGTTGATGAAAATATCACATGCAGTTCTGTTTCTTTCGAATACGCTCATTTGTGTAGTGGCTCTATTTATTGCTGTTTTTGCAATAAAACCTGATGAGGACTAG
- a CDS encoding class I SAM-dependent rRNA methyltransferase — protein sequence MRSEVTFTVHSKYVSRYKSGFPLIMKEAINHAKEYKEGDIVRLVDENNQFIAKGFIGEQNKGIGWVFTKNEQDTFTKPFFLKKLEKAIKHRKSLFEDTDTTAFRVCNGEGDGLGGVTIDYFEGYYVFNWYSEGVYSFHQEIIQSLDELVDSKGIYQKKRFDAGGKYIEDDDFVSGERAPVPLIVKENGTKFAIYLNEGAMVGVFLDQREVRNKIKEKYAKNKTVLNTFSYTGAFSVVSALGGATKTTSVDLANRSLPKTIEQFKINGVDYEQQDIVVQDVFSYFKYAKRKKLTFDLVILDPPSFARSKKIKFSVAKDYSNLLEEAIELLSTNGVIIASTNYSGFGMDKFKAFIKKAFENSSKTYKILEEYTLPEDFKTISQYKEGNYLKVAFIQVRQ from the coding sequence ATGCGGTCAGAGGTCACATTTACAGTTCATTCAAAATACGTATCTAGGTATAAAAGTGGTTTCCCACTAATTATGAAAGAAGCGATAAATCATGCTAAAGAATATAAGGAAGGAGATATCGTTCGTCTAGTCGATGAGAACAATCAGTTTATTGCTAAAGGGTTTATCGGTGAACAAAACAAAGGGATTGGATGGGTATTTACTAAGAACGAACAAGATACATTTACAAAACCATTCTTTTTAAAAAAATTAGAAAAAGCTATTAAGCACCGTAAGTCTCTATTTGAGGATACAGATACAACTGCTTTTAGAGTTTGTAATGGTGAAGGTGATGGATTAGGTGGAGTAACCATAGATTATTTCGAGGGTTATTATGTATTCAATTGGTACAGCGAAGGAGTGTATTCCTTTCATCAAGAAATCATTCAAAGTTTAGATGAATTAGTTGATAGTAAAGGAATCTATCAAAAAAAGCGCTTTGATGCTGGTGGGAAATACATAGAGGATGATGACTTTGTTAGCGGGGAAAGAGCTCCTGTTCCACTTATAGTTAAAGAAAATGGCACGAAATTTGCGATCTATCTCAATGAAGGAGCGATGGTAGGTGTATTTTTAGACCAAAGAGAAGTTCGTAACAAGATCAAGGAGAAATATGCAAAAAATAAAACGGTATTAAATACTTTTTCATATACTGGAGCCTTTTCTGTTGTCTCTGCATTGGGAGGAGCGACAAAGACAACCAGTGTGGATTTAGCAAATCGCAGTTTGCCTAAGACCATTGAGCAATTCAAAATCAATGGTGTAGATTATGAACAACAAGACATCGTTGTCCAAGATGTATTCTCTTATTTTAAATATGCAAAAAGAAAGAAACTCACATTTGATTTGGTAATTCTTGATCCCCCTAGTTTTGCACGCTCAAAAAAAATCAAATTTAGCGTAGCAAAGGATTACTCAAATTTGCTAGAAGAAGCAATAGAACTCTTGAGTACTAACGGAGTCATTATTGCCTCTACAAACTATAGTGGATTCGGGATGGACAAATTCAAAGCGTTTATTAAAAAAGCATTTGAGAACTCTTCTAAAACATACAAGATTCTCGAAGAATATACACTTCCAGAAGACTTTAAAACAATATCCCAGTATAAAGAAGGAAATTATTTGAAAGTAGCTTTTATACAGGTCCGTCAGTAA